A portion of the Acidihalobacter yilgarnensis genome contains these proteins:
- a CDS encoding COG4648 family protein, with protein MMRFWPLLVLMYPLTAHLSIVYGVPLPAALLLVTVLSLSFRQAMARRDRTNVLMLTLYAVFTLMMVEWTGLRGALYLPPVVMNASVAYLFARSLMPGRTDLITLIATHVEPEVTPAMQRYARRACWAWMYFSASLAIAAAILALYAPIEIWSWSTNVLNYLLIAGFFIGEWLVRMWVLGRNQTAGPLATLRAMSSFDYKQLLQT; from the coding sequence ATGATGCGATTCTGGCCGCTATTGGTCCTGATGTACCCTCTCACGGCCCACCTCAGTATCGTCTACGGTGTACCGCTCCCGGCTGCGCTGCTACTGGTCACCGTATTATCGCTGAGTTTCAGGCAAGCCATGGCGCGGCGCGACCGCACCAACGTGCTGATGTTGACGCTATACGCGGTATTTACGCTGATGATGGTCGAGTGGACCGGGTTGCGAGGCGCGCTCTACCTCCCCCCCGTGGTCATGAATGCCTCTGTCGCCTATTTGTTTGCTCGCTCGCTGATGCCCGGACGCACTGATCTGATCACCCTGATCGCCACTCACGTCGAGCCCGAAGTAACGCCGGCGATGCAGCGCTACGCGCGCCGTGCGTGTTGGGCCTGGATGTATTTCTCCGCTTCACTTGCCATTGCCGCCGCCATCCTCGCGCTGTATGCCCCGATAGAAATCTGGTCATGGTCTACCAACGTACTGAACTACCTGCTGATCGCAGGCTTTTTCATTGGTGAATGGTTGGTTCGCATGTGGGTATTGGGTCGTAACCAAACGGCAGGTCCGTTGGCAACCCTGCGGGCCATGTCGAGCTTTGACTACAAGCAGCTACTGCAGACATGA
- a CDS encoding AMP-binding protein, whose translation MTPASLPLIHVGKPHFPIAVREGEIISREQFLVDVHTAASHLPDRPHVINLCFDRYHFMVAFAAALLRGQLSLLPPSRAPEVIAEVVNEYDAYCLSDRAIDGLGQAPYPLRLTPAIEGAMLPNIEAGQAAIMIFTSGSTGRAQPNRKTWGQLVTGTRLALHRFGLDTNPHYLLATVPPQHMYGLESTVLYAMLGPNAVHAGQPFYPEDLRFALTQLPMPRMLVTTPAHLRVLTRSELEWPKPDFILCATAPLDGSLAAEAEQAFGCPLHEIYGCTEAGAIASRQPVRDQCWRLYEGMHLIHQGENWLIAGPQLDQPQTLSDRIEYDDDGCFALLGRKSELLNIAGKRTTIGELNHRLLSIPGVIDGCFIQPDPTRERLAALVVAPDLDEATLLRQLARSMDPVFLPRPLIKLTALPRTDSGKLPRQALLTLIDNARLSA comes from the coding sequence ATGACGCCAGCTTCACTACCCCTGATCCACGTTGGCAAACCGCACTTCCCCATCGCCGTGCGCGAGGGAGAGATCATCAGCCGCGAGCAGTTTCTCGTTGATGTGCATACGGCGGCGTCCCACCTACCCGACAGACCTCACGTCATCAATCTCTGCTTCGACCGTTACCACTTCATGGTGGCCTTCGCAGCAGCCTTATTACGTGGTCAACTCAGCCTCCTGCCGCCAAGCCGGGCGCCGGAAGTAATCGCGGAAGTCGTCAACGAATACGATGCCTATTGCCTATCCGACCGCGCCATCGACGGGCTAGGTCAAGCACCTTACCCACTGCGCCTGACACCTGCCATCGAAGGCGCAATGCTACCCAACATAGAGGCCGGGCAAGCGGCCATCATGATATTCACCTCCGGCAGCACGGGTCGCGCACAGCCCAATCGCAAGACCTGGGGCCAACTCGTCACCGGCACCCGACTGGCCCTGCACCGCTTCGGTCTTGACACGAATCCGCACTACCTGCTCGCAACGGTCCCGCCTCAGCACATGTACGGACTCGAATCGACCGTGCTCTACGCCATGCTGGGCCCGAACGCGGTACACGCGGGCCAACCTTTTTACCCCGAAGACCTCCGTTTTGCCCTGACGCAGTTGCCAATGCCCCGGATGTTAGTGACCACCCCGGCCCACCTGCGCGTCCTGACACGCTCCGAACTTGAATGGCCTAAACCGGATTTCATACTCTGTGCGACCGCGCCGCTCGATGGCAGTCTCGCGGCAGAGGCCGAACAGGCCTTCGGCTGCCCATTGCACGAAATTTATGGCTGCACCGAGGCAGGCGCCATTGCCAGTCGCCAGCCCGTCCGTGATCAGTGCTGGCGCCTCTACGAAGGCATGCACCTGATACACCAAGGCGAGAATTGGTTGATCGCGGGACCGCAGCTCGATCAACCCCAAACGCTCTCCGATCGGATCGAATATGACGATGACGGCTGTTTCGCGCTCCTCGGACGCAAATCCGAGTTGCTCAACATTGCCGGCAAGCGCACCACCATCGGCGAACTGAATCACCGCCTGCTATCCATTCCCGGGGTCATTGATGGTTGTTTCATCCAACCCGATCCAACCCGCGAGCGCTTGGCTGCGCTAGTGGTGGCCCCCGATCTGGACGAAGCGACCCTGCTGCGCCAGCTCGCGCGCAGCATGGACCCGGTCTTCCTGCCCCGCCCGCTGATCAAACTCACGGCCTTACCCAGAACCGACTCCGGCAAGCTCCCCAGACAAGCCCTGCTGACACTGATCGACAACGCCAGGCTGTCGGCATGA
- a CDS encoding LpxL/LpxP family acyltransferase has product MSRAWTAQTELSNRWAMGFIRWVALSLGRRVARLALLPITAYYLLRAGESRRQSRAYLSRVLGRPARLTDVARHMHCFAATILDRVFLLSGRDAGLDVRVHGEALLRTQIEHGEGCLLLGAHLGSFEVLRALGVQRHALPIRVLMYPEHNQTLTRMLSALNPAIADTVIPLGGIDTLLRVKECLAAGDLVGLLGDRIAESDKTLPCDFLGGIATFPRGPLLTAAALKAPVLLCFGLYRGGKRYDIHFERLTPALDIPRAQRDAVTTELTRRYAERLEHYTRLAPYNWFNFYDYWQS; this is encoded by the coding sequence ATGAGTCGCGCGTGGACCGCGCAAACGGAGCTAAGCAACCGCTGGGCCATGGGATTCATACGCTGGGTGGCGCTTAGCCTGGGCAGGCGCGTGGCCCGGCTGGCGCTACTACCCATCACGGCCTATTACCTGCTACGCGCCGGAGAGTCGCGCCGCCAGTCGCGCGCCTATCTCAGCCGCGTACTGGGGCGCCCCGCACGCCTGACCGACGTCGCACGCCACATGCACTGCTTCGCCGCCACCATTCTCGACCGTGTCTTCCTACTCTCCGGTCGGGATGCGGGCCTCGACGTCCGCGTCCACGGCGAGGCATTGCTCCGAACCCAGATCGAGCACGGCGAAGGCTGCCTGCTCCTCGGTGCCCACCTCGGGAGCTTCGAGGTGCTGCGCGCACTCGGTGTGCAGCGCCACGCCTTGCCCATCCGCGTGCTCATGTATCCCGAACACAATCAGACCTTGACCCGCATGTTGAGCGCGCTCAATCCGGCAATCGCAGACACTGTGATTCCGCTCGGCGGTATCGACACCCTGCTGCGGGTCAAAGAGTGCCTCGCAGCCGGCGACCTCGTCGGACTGCTCGGCGACCGTATCGCTGAAAGCGACAAAACCCTGCCTTGCGACTTCCTCGGCGGTATCGCGACCTTCCCCCGCGGGCCGCTGCTGACCGCTGCGGCGCTGAAGGCTCCGGTACTGCTATGCTTCGGCCTCTACCGTGGTGGCAAGCGCTACGACATCCACTTTGAGCGGCTGACCCCGGCCCTTGATATCCCCCGCGCCCAGCGCGACGCGGTAACCACCGAACTGACCCGACGCTATGCCGAACGGCTGGAGCATTACACGCGCCTCGCACCATACAACTGGTTCAATTTCTATGACTACTGGCAATCCTAA
- a CDS encoding LolA-related protein, whose amino-acid sequence MTTGNPKPVRSHGSGFHSLVSLFCLGILLSAQPAFASGWTLTDLLQGFARITSATARYTETRSSSFVDIPLISRGHFSYRAPDYLAKRAGNGDGGYIVRGNEVEVLGTHPPRQLHLDDYPPLAALVAALRATLSGDASTLHRYFDLRLSGSANGWRLQLTPTQPALAQAIRDITLHGIANRLTRVDIRQANGDHSELTLSHQVIREQPHPAP is encoded by the coding sequence ATGACTACTGGCAATCCTAAACCCGTGCGAAGTCACGGCAGCGGCTTCCACAGCCTCGTCAGCCTGTTTTGCCTCGGGATACTGCTCTCCGCTCAACCCGCCTTCGCGTCCGGCTGGACCCTCACCGATCTGCTGCAGGGGTTCGCACGCATCACCTCGGCAACGGCGCGTTACACCGAAACCCGCAGCTCCAGCTTCGTGGATATCCCACTGATCAGCCGCGGCCATTTCAGCTACCGCGCACCCGACTATCTCGCCAAACGGGCAGGCAATGGCGACGGTGGCTATATCGTCCGTGGCAACGAGGTCGAGGTGCTCGGCACCCACCCACCGCGGCAACTGCACCTGGACGATTACCCGCCGCTTGCTGCCCTGGTCGCCGCGCTGCGCGCCACGCTTTCAGGCGATGCCTCGACCCTGCACCGCTACTTCGATCTGCGCCTCAGCGGCAGCGCCAACGGCTGGCGATTGCAACTGACGCCCACCCAACCTGCACTGGCCCAAGCCATCCGCGACATCACGCTGCACGGCATTGCCAATCGTCTGACACGCGTGGACATCCGACAAGCGAATGGCGATCACAGCGAATTGACCCTCAGCCATCAGGTCATCCGTGAGCAACCGCACCCTGCGCCCTGA
- a CDS encoding MMPL family transporter, whose protein sequence is MSNRTLRPDRRWAGPLIWLMLCVAGAFYLASHARFATSLASFMPPGKTQAQRLMLTQMQDSPATRAVLIGISGGTPLQRAAASQAYAHALKASDQFVRVANGAFKLDASDDNRLFAWRYLLSPAVKPADFTVDGLHTALKRQLDALNSPLGMLTQRYLAADPTGSYLTMLSAWKPAQAPKRQAGIWVSPDGRIALLLAQTRAPGLDLDAMQQVVKTLHRRFDALPQARDLRLILSGTPVIAVHSRDIIKADAQAFSGAASLALMLLLLLAYRSLRLLVLAALPLLSAVLAGTVAVNLGFGEVQGITLAFGSTLLGVAVDYPMHLFSHLDRNTPARHSLAHIWPTLRLGVLTTAAGYVGLLGTHFTGLMQLGVFAIAGLLAAAAVTRWVLPQLLPPGYAPVLRLHTLVRISEAARRMPIGTKSGLALALALISLGSLWLHRGHLWEDNLAALSPVSPASLATDRRLRADLNAPDVGQLVIIEARDAQTVLARSQALAHALKVPLARGWLRGDEMAARYLPDITVQQRRQAAIPPAPVLAERLQRALVGLPFRPGVFQPFLESAEAARHLSPVTPADARGTLLSARIDNLLYKQGGHWYALVPLIGVSAPQTLAHWFATHPAPGVTYLDTHAESTRLMHSFREQTVGQLGMVAATILLVLFIGLRRPREVARVLVPLALAELIDLAVLVTLGERLTLFHLIALLMVAGISIDYALFFARPAPDPLSRKRTLHALTLCAASTIGVFGILALSSLPVLRALGLTAAIGVGTAYPLAMMLAQRNSPQTATGRTTS, encoded by the coding sequence GTGAGCAACCGCACCCTGCGCCCTGACCGCCGTTGGGCAGGGCCACTGATCTGGCTCATGCTGTGCGTGGCCGGTGCCTTTTATCTCGCCAGTCATGCACGCTTTGCCACCAGCCTCGCGAGCTTCATGCCGCCGGGCAAAACGCAGGCACAGCGGCTCATGCTCACCCAGATGCAGGACTCGCCCGCCACCCGCGCGGTGCTGATCGGCATTTCTGGCGGCACGCCACTGCAACGCGCGGCGGCCAGTCAGGCCTATGCCCACGCACTCAAGGCCAGCGACCAATTCGTCCGTGTGGCCAACGGCGCCTTCAAGCTCGACGCAAGCGACGACAACCGATTGTTCGCCTGGCGATACCTGCTCAGTCCGGCCGTAAAACCCGCTGATTTCACTGTCGACGGCCTGCACACCGCGCTCAAACGCCAGCTTGATGCCCTGAATTCACCACTCGGCATGCTGACCCAGCGTTACCTCGCGGCCGATCCCACGGGCAGCTATCTGACCATGCTCTCCGCCTGGAAACCGGCACAAGCACCCAAGCGTCAAGCAGGCATATGGGTCTCGCCGGACGGGCGAATCGCCCTACTGCTGGCGCAGACGCGCGCACCCGGCCTTGATCTCGACGCGATGCAACAGGTTGTCAAGACCCTGCACCGCCGCTTCGATGCGCTGCCGCAGGCGCGCGACCTACGTCTGATACTCAGCGGCACACCGGTCATCGCGGTCCATTCTCGGGATATCATCAAGGCCGACGCGCAAGCCTTCAGCGGCGCCGCCAGCCTGGCGCTCATGCTGCTGCTCCTCCTCGCCTACCGCTCCTTACGCCTGCTGGTACTCGCGGCATTACCCCTGCTCAGCGCCGTGCTCGCAGGCACGGTCGCGGTCAATCTGGGCTTCGGGGAGGTTCAAGGCATTACCTTGGCCTTTGGCTCGACCCTCCTGGGCGTGGCGGTCGACTATCCGATGCATCTGTTCAGCCACCTCGACCGTAACACCCCGGCTCGGCATAGTCTGGCGCACATCTGGCCAACCCTGCGGCTCGGCGTGCTAACCACCGCGGCCGGTTATGTGGGTCTGCTCGGCACGCACTTCACCGGCCTGATGCAACTTGGCGTATTCGCCATCGCCGGCCTGCTCGCCGCGGCAGCGGTGACCCGCTGGGTCTTGCCCCAACTGCTGCCGCCCGGCTACGCACCCGTGCTGCGCCTGCATACGCTTGTACGCATATCGGAAGCCGCACGCCGCATGCCCATCGGCACGAAATCGGGGTTGGCCCTGGCACTTGCACTCATCTCTCTCGGCAGCTTATGGCTGCACCGTGGACACCTGTGGGAAGACAATCTGGCGGCACTCAGCCCGGTCAGCCCCGCAAGCCTAGCCACCGACCGGCGCTTGCGTGCAGACCTCAATGCCCCCGATGTCGGCCAGCTCGTGATCATCGAGGCTCGCGATGCCCAGACCGTGCTGGCACGCAGTCAAGCGCTCGCCCATGCACTCAAGGTACCGCTCGCGCGCGGCTGGCTGCGCGGCGACGAAATGGCCGCCCGCTACCTGCCCGACATCACCGTCCAGCAGCGGCGTCAGGCCGCAATTCCGCCCGCCCCGGTGCTCGCCGAACGCCTACAGCGCGCGTTGGTAGGGCTACCCTTCCGCCCTGGCGTATTCCAGCCCTTCCTCGAATCCGCCGAGGCCGCACGCCACCTGTCACCAGTGACGCCGGCGGATGCCCGCGGCACCCTGCTCAGCGCCCGTATCGACAACCTGCTCTATAAACAGGGCGGGCATTGGTACGCCCTGGTCCCACTGATCGGCGTCAGCGCACCCCAGACACTCGCTCACTGGTTCGCTACCCACCCAGCGCCGGGCGTGACCTACCTCGATACCCATGCGGAATCGACCCGCTTGATGCACAGCTTCCGCGAACAGACCGTGGGCCAGCTCGGCATGGTCGCCGCCACGATCCTACTGGTCCTGTTTATCGGCCTACGTCGCCCCCGCGAGGTGGCCCGCGTGCTGGTACCGCTCGCGCTCGCCGAACTGATCGATCTTGCCGTGCTCGTCACGCTGGGCGAGCGTCTGACCCTGTTCCATCTGATCGCCTTGTTGATGGTGGCCGGCATCAGCATCGATTACGCCCTGTTCTTTGCCCGCCCCGCCCCCGATCCCCTGAGCCGCAAACGCACCCTGCATGCCCTCACGCTCTGCGCTGCCTCCACTATCGGCGTATTTGGTATCCTTGCCCTTTCGTCACTACCCGTACTGCGTGCCCTCGGCCTGACTGCGGCGATCGGGGTCGGCACGGCCTACCCGCTTGCGATGATGCTGGCCCAACGCAACAGCCCTCAGACGGCCACGGGGCGTACAACATCATGA
- a CDS encoding beta-ketoacyl-[acyl-carrier-protein] synthase family protein, translating to MQALKISAYTLTNAMGQGCKATLAALRDRQGGLRPNDFDTDGPTTWIGRVDGIEASPLSDPLGAYDCRNNRLAAMALVCDDFEARCAEARERLGADRIGVFMGTSTSGVEQTERAYQARKHTDSPLPDWYDYTHTHDMFSLAAFVRARLGLRGPAATVSTACSSSAKVFATAWRHIEAGLCSAAVVGGVDSLCRMTLHGFDALQLVSPLPCRPADGARDGISIGEAAAFALLEPVDDHTDGLCVLGYGESNDAYHMSAPEPSGRGAASAMRAALNRAGLDAADIDFIHLHGTATPANDAAEDVAVSALFGARVPCASTKGWTGHTLGAAGASNALIAALCIEHAFIPGSLNTESIDPTFSSHVQIEGIQAPLARVMSNAFGFGGSNASLIIGRRP from the coding sequence ATGCAGGCTCTAAAAATATCGGCATACACCCTGACCAATGCCATGGGACAGGGATGCAAGGCCACGCTGGCCGCCCTGCGCGACCGGCAGGGCGGACTAAGACCCAATGACTTCGACACCGATGGCCCGACCACCTGGATCGGACGGGTCGATGGCATTGAAGCGTCGCCGCTCAGCGATCCGCTGGGCGCCTACGACTGCCGCAACAATCGGCTCGCGGCGATGGCCCTCGTCTGTGACGACTTCGAGGCACGCTGCGCTGAAGCCCGCGAGCGCTTGGGCGCCGATCGTATCGGCGTGTTCATGGGCACCAGCACCTCCGGCGTCGAGCAGACCGAACGCGCCTACCAGGCGCGCAAGCATACGGATTCGCCACTACCCGATTGGTACGACTATACGCACACCCACGACATGTTCTCGCTGGCGGCCTTCGTGCGCGCGCGCCTCGGCCTGAGAGGACCTGCCGCGACCGTGTCCACCGCCTGTTCGTCCAGCGCCAAGGTCTTCGCCACCGCCTGGCGGCACATCGAAGCAGGTTTGTGTTCGGCCGCCGTCGTCGGCGGTGTCGACAGCCTCTGCCGCATGACGCTCCACGGCTTCGACGCCCTGCAACTGGTTTCGCCATTACCCTGCAGACCCGCAGACGGCGCGCGCGACGGCATCAGTATCGGCGAAGCCGCCGCTTTCGCCCTGCTCGAACCCGTCGACGACCATACGGACGGGCTGTGCGTACTCGGCTATGGCGAAAGCAACGACGCCTATCACATGTCTGCCCCCGAACCTTCGGGGCGCGGTGCCGCAAGCGCCATGCGCGCAGCCCTCAATCGCGCCGGCTTGGATGCCGCCGATATCGACTTCATCCATTTGCACGGCACCGCAACACCAGCCAACGACGCTGCCGAGGATGTGGCCGTGAGCGCCTTATTCGGCGCACGTGTCCCTTGCGCCTCCACCAAGGGCTGGACAGGGCACACCCTTGGCGCGGCCGGTGCCAGCAATGCCCTGATCGCCGCATTGTGCATCGAGCATGCATTCATCCCCGGCAGCCTCAACACCGAATCGATAGACCCGACCTTCAGCAGCCATGTACAGATCGAGGGCATCCAAGCTCCGCTCGCTCGGGTCATGAGCAACGCCTTCGGCTTCGGTGGCAGCAACGCCAGCCTGATTATCGGACGCCGGCCGTGA
- a CDS encoding beta-ketoacyl synthase chain length factor yields MIACRVLGVGIAAPGLADWAAAQPILTGTTPYIAAPMPRLNPARLPANERRRASAAIRLALAVADEAAQAAGIDPAQTATVFTSSGGDIDVVHGICQALCEPAPALSPTAFHNSVHNAPAGYWSIATGATPPYTALSALDGSVAAGLIEACTQLLSEGGPILMVAYEVPMPLPLSTQRPAHEAFACALVLDRATATGTSRLELEYLDDLDQTRETTLENPALEILRRDNAAARVLPLLALLATDRPGQVTLPSNSEGWLRLRYTSC; encoded by the coding sequence GTGATCGCCTGCCGCGTTCTCGGTGTGGGCATAGCCGCCCCTGGTCTGGCCGACTGGGCCGCTGCTCAACCAATACTGACCGGCACCACACCCTATATCGCCGCACCGATGCCGCGCCTCAACCCCGCTCGGCTGCCCGCCAACGAGCGACGGCGCGCCAGCGCAGCCATACGCCTGGCACTCGCGGTAGCCGACGAGGCAGCGCAGGCCGCAGGCATCGACCCGGCACAAACCGCCACCGTTTTCACTTCTTCCGGCGGCGATATCGATGTAGTCCACGGCATCTGCCAGGCTCTGTGCGAACCCGCACCGGCTCTCTCGCCAACAGCCTTTCATAATTCGGTTCACAATGCCCCAGCCGGCTATTGGTCGATTGCCACCGGCGCCACTCCCCCTTATACCGCCCTCTCCGCGCTGGACGGCAGCGTGGCAGCCGGGCTGATAGAGGCCTGCACCCAACTGCTGAGCGAAGGCGGGCCGATCCTGATGGTCGCCTATGAAGTGCCGATGCCCCTGCCACTCAGTACACAGCGCCCTGCACATGAAGCCTTTGCCTGCGCCCTGGTATTGGATCGCGCAACCGCTACCGGCACCTCTCGCCTCGAACTCGAATATCTTGACGATCTGGACCAGACGCGCGAGACCACACTGGAAAATCCAGCACTCGAAATCCTGCGCCGCGACAACGCCGCCGCCCGCGTGCTGCCCCTACTCGCGCTGTTGGCCACCGACCGGCCGGGGCAGGTCACGCTACCGTCAAACAGCGAAGGCTGGCTTCGGCTGCGCTACACCTCATGTTGA
- a CDS encoding glycosyltransferase family 2 protein, with protein sequence MKIFVVIPAYNEARTLPDVVARACAHADHVIIVDDGSHDGTDTCLAEPLTNVTVLRHDTNRGKAAALWRGFQYALDAGACHIVTLDADGQHRPEDIPHLLTALCEQQEALIIGERRNKRYSAPRSRRFANAFADFWISLAAGERVHDSQSGFRVYPASLLKNLHFVDRRRKSFTFETELLVSASLQGYAVRYRPIESLYLKDARASHYRAVYDTTQIVLVVAGMLLNPRLMRPRLRRLLNGPARARERRRIAAQSRD encoded by the coding sequence ATGAAGATATTTGTCGTCATCCCCGCATACAACGAAGCCCGCACACTGCCAGATGTGGTGGCGCGTGCCTGCGCACATGCCGACCACGTCATCATCGTCGACGACGGCTCTCACGACGGCACGGACACGTGTCTTGCCGAACCACTCACCAACGTTACCGTACTGCGCCACGACACCAATCGCGGCAAAGCCGCCGCCCTCTGGCGCGGGTTTCAATATGCATTGGATGCGGGTGCCTGCCATATCGTCACCCTGGATGCCGACGGTCAGCACCGCCCGGAAGACATACCCCACCTGTTAACCGCGCTGTGTGAGCAACAGGAAGCACTGATCATCGGTGAACGGCGCAACAAGCGATATTCGGCGCCGCGATCGCGGCGCTTTGCCAATGCCTTCGCCGATTTCTGGATATCGCTCGCGGCCGGGGAGCGCGTTCACGACAGCCAATCCGGTTTCCGTGTCTATCCAGCCAGTCTGTTGAAAAACCTGCATTTCGTCGATCGCCGCAGGAAAAGCTTCACCTTCGAGACCGAATTGCTGGTATCTGCCAGCCTTCAAGGCTACGCAGTTCGCTATCGGCCCATCGAAAGCCTCTACCTGAAGGATGCACGCGCCAGTCATTACCGGGCCGTTTACGACACGACGCAGATCGTGCTGGTCGTGGCCGGCATGCTGCTCAACCCACGCCTGATGCGTCCTCGTTTGCGACGCCTGCTGAACGGACCCGCGCGCGCCCGCGAACGTCGCCGAATCGCCGCGCAATCGCGTGACTGA
- a CDS encoding DsrE family protein, whose product MKASTRILQGFILLLTLGAAAFVVEAAPTSSEPVTVRMLVVVDRSSPESWKVAMNLVHHTIRYQGIDHSVLELMAIGPGMGLLLKGTPYAADIQSLSLYGAKFVLCRRNLAAAHIPISRVAEDVGIVEDSVVELQRRQSQGWVIAWP is encoded by the coding sequence ATGAAGGCATCGACGCGCATACTGCAAGGCTTCATTTTGCTGTTGACCCTGGGGGCCGCGGCATTTGTGGTCGAGGCCGCACCCACGTCGTCCGAGCCGGTTACCGTGCGCATGCTGGTGGTGGTAGACCGGTCTTCGCCTGAAAGCTGGAAAGTGGCGATGAATCTGGTGCACCACACGATCCGTTATCAGGGCATCGATCACTCGGTGCTCGAATTGATGGCCATTGGCCCCGGTATGGGGCTTTTGCTCAAGGGCACGCCCTACGCAGCGGACATTCAGAGCCTCAGCTTGTATGGCGCGAAGTTCGTGCTGTGCCGTCGCAATCTGGCGGCCGCGCACATTCCGATTTCGCGCGTGGCCGAAGACGTGGGCATCGTCGAGGATTCAGTGGTGGAGTTACAGCGCCGGCAGTCCCAGGGCTGGGTGATCGCCTGGCCGTGA
- a CDS encoding HD-GYP domain-containing protein produces MSSGLNNTLHAKLDVLSLRTGMFVADLDCDWKDTPFLLQGFRIVSDTQLAQLRACCEYVYVDPARSTVPVPVPQSTASAPAPAPAPAPAPAVVTERRVVRIRKGPAPDLRGQSDPVAFRQELGRATRIQARTHAYLNHAFEDVRLGSSVDTDEARAVVTELVDSITVNVNASLWLTNLRNKDEYTSIHCLNVCILAIAFGRHLGLGEEELKILGLGALLHDIGKIKTPQEVLNKPGPLTRDEFEIMKRHPVEGHDLIRAGGERLPPMILNIIRHHHERIAGNGYPDGWSDQRIPLPVLITSLVDVYDAVTSDRCYHAGIPAHRGLRLLYEIAPHSFGRELVEEFIRCVGIYPIGSLVELTTGELGVVLSADTQHRLKPLIRLLRDPEGRPYSERRLINLTELADTEANWRRWGVRHVLDPAAYGIDVKALVAEDFELGSAMA; encoded by the coding sequence ATGTCGTCCGGGCTCAACAATACGCTGCATGCGAAGCTAGACGTCCTGTCTTTGCGCACGGGCATGTTCGTGGCCGATCTTGACTGCGACTGGAAGGATACGCCTTTTCTGCTGCAGGGGTTTCGGATCGTCAGCGATACGCAGCTGGCACAGCTTCGAGCGTGTTGTGAGTATGTCTATGTCGACCCCGCGCGCTCCACCGTGCCCGTGCCCGTGCCGCAGTCGACAGCGTCGGCACCCGCACCCGCACCCGCACCCGCACCCGCACCCGCGGTCGTGACCGAGCGCCGCGTGGTGCGTATCCGCAAAGGTCCGGCGCCCGACCTGCGCGGTCAGTCCGATCCGGTCGCCTTCCGACAGGAACTGGGCCGCGCCACGCGCATCCAGGCGCGTACCCACGCTTATCTCAATCACGCCTTCGAGGACGTGCGCCTGGGGTCCAGTGTGGACACGGACGAAGCGCGTGCGGTGGTGACTGAATTGGTCGACTCGATTACGGTCAACGTCAATGCCTCACTTTGGTTGACGAATCTGCGTAACAAGGACGAATACACGTCGATCCATTGTCTGAACGTCTGCATCCTCGCCATTGCCTTTGGTCGCCATCTTGGCCTCGGCGAGGAAGAACTCAAGATTCTGGGACTGGGCGCCTTACTGCACGACATTGGCAAGATCAAGACACCGCAAGAGGTGCTGAACAAACCCGGTCCATTGACACGGGACGAATTCGAGATCATGAAACGCCATCCCGTGGAGGGGCATGACCTGATCCGTGCGGGAGGCGAGCGCTTGCCGCCGATGATCTTGAATATCATCCGGCACCATCATGAACGTATTGCCGGCAATGGCTACCCGGACGGCTGGTCGGACCAGCGTATCCCGTTGCCGGTGTTGATCACCTCGCTCGTAGATGTCTACGATGCAGTGACCAGCGATCGCTGTTATCACGCCGGGATACCTGCTCACCGCGGGTTACGCCTGCTCTATGAGATCGCGCCGCATAGCTTTGGACGTGAACTGGTCGAGGAATTCATTCGCTGCGTCGGCATTTATCCCATCGGTAGCCTCGTGGAGCTGACCACCGGCGAGCTGGGTGTGGTGTTATCCGCCGATACGCAGCACCGGCTCAAACCGTTGATCCGTTTGTTGCGCGATCCTGAGGGTCGGCCTTATAGCGAACGGCGGCTCATCAACCTCACGGAACTGGCGGATACCGAGGCCAACTGGCGCCGTTGGGGTGTTCGCCACGTGCTTGACCCGGCGGCGTATGGCATCGATGTGAAGGCCTTGGTGGCCGAGGATTTCGAGCTTGGTTCCGCGATGGCATGA